TTTTCCCGTACCCGACGTCGCCGACGAGCAGGCGATCCATCGGGCGCGGGCTCTCCATGTCGCGCTTCACCTGGTCGGTGGCCGTGCGCTGATCGGGGGTGTCCTCGAACAGGAACGACGATTCGAGCTGGCGCTGCCACGAGTTGTCGGGCATGGCGCTTTGCTTGGTGGCGGTGCGGCGCCGCGCGTAGAGATCGAGCAGCTCCATCGCCATTTCCTGCAGCGCCGCACGGGTGCGGTCGCGCTGCTGCGCCCAGCGCCTGCCGCCTAACTTGTGCAGCCGCGGCGGCGTCGCGTCGCCGCCCGCATCGCTCGAGCGGTAGCGCTCGATCTGATCGATGCGATAGAGCGGCACGTTGAGCCGGTCGCCGCCCTCGTACTCGATGACGGCCGCCTCGATGGTGCTCTCTTTCACGAACACCTGTTCGATGCCGCGATAGATGCCGATGCCGTGTTCGAGGTGCACGACGTAGTCGCCGGGCTTGAGGCCGTTGAGCGTCTCGAGTGGTGCACCGGTGGCGTAGCGGCGTTGGCGGCGGATGCGGCGCTCGCGCCGGAAGATTTCGTGGTCCGTTAGGACGCGAAGCCCTTCCGCGTGTCCCGATGGCGGGATGACGAAGCCGCCGTGGATGACGCCCACCGCGAGCGCGGCGCCGCTGGCTGTCCACCCGGCTTCGTCGAGCAGTTCCTCGAGACGCTCGGCCTGGCCGATGTTGTCGCAGAGGATGACGGTGGGCGTGCCATCGTCGACGATGCGGCGGAGCCGTTTGATGTCGCGATCCACCCCTTCCGGCGGCCGGATGGTGAACAGCAGATCGGGTTCGTTAGGCGCGGCCTCGCCGGCGGATGCCGTGGCCACGAGCGACAGTACGCCGAGGCGCGCCATGGAGGCGGCGGCATCGTCGGGCGGCTGGAACAATGCGTCGCGCGACGGCGCGTCTTCGCCGCGGCGTCGGGCCAGCTCGATGTGGTGCCGCGCCTCTTCCCACGTGCGGCGCATCTCGGCCTCGACGTGCGCGTGGGCCGGCACCACCAGCACGGTGTCGGGCGGCACCAGATCGAGCAGCGAGCCGCGCTGTGCCGACTCGGCGCTCTCGCTCGGGCGCGCGTCGACGGGCAGCACGAGCGCCACCTCGGCATCGCGCGTCGAGCGCTGCGTCAGAATGTCGAAGTGGCGGAGCGAGCTGATCTCGTCGCCCCAGAACTCGAGGCGCACGGGGTTGGCCATGCCGAAGCTGTAGATGTCGACGATGCCGCCGCGCACGCTGAATTGCGCGACGTCGTCCACGAGATCGACGCGCTCGAATCCCACATTTTCCAGGTGGTGGACGAGGTCCGCGAGGCGCCGCACGTCGCCGACGTGCAGCTCGAGGCGCGCCGAACGAACGACGTCGGGCAGGCGCGTGCGTTCGAGCACGGCGCGTGCGGTCGTAATGAGCGTGCGCACGCCGCCGCGCGCGACGCGCTCGAGCGTCTCGACGCGTTCTCCGGCCACCTCGAGGTGCGGCTCGACCTCGCCGAACCCTTCGCGGGGCGGGTAGAGCGCGGTTGCTTCGTCGTCCTGCAGCACGGTGAGGTCGGCGAGCCAGCGTTCGGCTTCGGGCAGCGATTCAGCCACGACGACGAGGAACCGCCGCTGGCCCAACTTCCTGCCTAACGCAGCCACGAGCGCCGCGTCGCTCGACCCCGGCAGGCCGCCCACCGTGAGGCGGCTCCCCGGTGCCGGCACCGCGCCCAGGAGTTGGGCGAACCGGGGCAGCGACTCGATCGCGTCGAGCAGACGGGGCAGCGGCATCAGACGCCGGTGCGGCTGCCGCGCGCCATCGCCGACTCGGCGACGAGCGCGACGAGCGCGGCCGCGAGCAGCGGGGCGGCGAGCGGGCGGCGCGGCGCCGTCGCGAACACCGCCGTCGTGAACCGGGCGCCGTCTTCGACGGCCGTCACGTGCCGCGCCCGAAGGCGCGCCGCAAGCGCCGTTGGATCGAGCCGATGCAGATCCGATTCCGACGGCTCGGGATTCACCACCATCGCCCCCATGCGCGATCCGGCATGGAGGAAAAAGTACGCGCCGGCTCGCGCGGGGGCGGCGAGCGAATCATCGGGCAGCGGGACGCGGTCGCCATCGGGCAGCTCGAGCGCGTCGGCGCCCGTTGGGCGTACGACCATCGCGCCCGGCGTCGTCGCCAGCACCGTGCCCGCGTCGGCGCTCAACCGTTGCGACAGCACGTCGCCTAACCACGGCACGAAGGCCGCGCGCACCGGGAACGTCGTCGCGTCCGGCGTGAGCGGCGATGCAATGAGCACGTAGCCCGGACCGCTCACGATCCACGGCTCGCCCGCGGCGGTAGCGAGCGTGTCCGACCGCGCGCTGGTGCGGGGCGCGAGCGGATACCGGATCGTGGCGGTGACGTCGGCCAGGGGCACGGGCGAGCCGGCCGCGCCGCGCACGGTGGTTTCACCGTGTCGTGCCGCACCCAGCCGCCAGGGGATGCCTAACCGTTCCAGCGTCCGGTTGGCGGCGCCGAGTTTCACCGGATCGGCGGGGGCCACGAGCAGCGCCGGCAGTGCGGTGACTTCGTCGGCCGAAGCGAACGTGATGGCGCCGCCGGCGCGCGCGCGCTCCGCTTCGACGAGCGCGTCCAGCGCGCTCGAGGCGAACGGTCCGGCGGACGGCGCGATGTGCACGGCCGGCGCGGGCCCGATCCACGTCGCGAACCACCGCGCGTCGTCGCCGCGCAGCTCGTCCGGCTCGAGCTCCACCGACCCGGCGGTCCACCCGCGCTCGGACGGTTCGGCGCGCACGAGGATCGGTTCGTCGCGGGTGACGGTGCCGCGCGCCAGCGTGCGTCCCTCGAGGGTGATGCGGTAGGTGGCCGAGTCGGGGGTCATCACGCGCGCCTGCACGGCGCCGCCGGGGGTCCAGCGCACTGGCTGCGC
Above is a window of Gemmatimonadaceae bacterium DNA encoding:
- the mfd gene encoding transcription-repair coupling factor gives rise to the protein MPLPRLLDAIESLPRFAQLLGAVPAPGSRLTVGGLPGSSDAALVAALGRKLGQRRFLVVVAESLPEAERWLADLTVLQDDEATALYPPREGFGEVEPHLEVAGERVETLERVARGGVRTLITTARAVLERTRLPDVVRSARLELHVGDVRRLADLVHHLENVGFERVDLVDDVAQFSVRGGIVDIYSFGMANPVRLEFWGDEISSLRHFDILTQRSTRDAEVALVLPVDARPSESAESAQRGSLLDLVPPDTVLVVPAHAHVEAEMRRTWEEARHHIELARRRGEDAPSRDALFQPPDDAAASMARLGVLSLVATASAGEAAPNEPDLLFTIRPPEGVDRDIKRLRRIVDDGTPTVILCDNIGQAERLEELLDEAGWTASGAALAVGVIHGGFVIPPSGHAEGLRVLTDHEIFRRERRIRRQRRYATGAPLETLNGLKPGDYVVHLEHGIGIYRGIEQVFVKESTIEAAVIEYEGGDRLNVPLYRIDQIERYRSSDAGGDATPPRLHKLGGRRWAQQRDRTRAALQEMAMELLDLYARRRTATKQSAMPDNSWQRQLESSFLFEDTPDQRTATDQVKRDMESPRPMDRLLVGDVGYGKTEVAVRAAFKAVQSARQAAVLVPTTILAEQHGRTFSERLADFPIRVETLSRFQTPKQQASVLAALGEGKVDIVIGTHRLLSPDVSFKDLGLLVIDEEHRFGVKHKERLKQLKLETDVLTLTATPIPRTLHQSLAGLRDVTLMQTAPRDRSPVLTFVEPWDDGLIEEGIAREIDRGGQVFFVHNRIETIQGVADHVQRLVPRARVAVAHGQMRERDLEDVMRRFVSGEVDVLVSTMIVESGLDVSNANTMFVNRADHFGLAQLYQLRGRVGRSHRRAYCYLLVPDNVDPEAERRLQVLEHHTELGAGYQIALKDLEMRGAGNLLGPEQSGFAQAVGFEMYLRMLDETVKHLVRGDGGPKLLPADVSMDVGSYLPDDYVPMPEAKLDVYRRLAQMTEAAEVEALRAELRDRFGPLPTPATAFLASALLRIVGGRLGIEGILVRGDEARVTFRADAMPRLKGLTAAFREVQFQAEVRRTQPLSLKISRLGGGDLLSGLVTALKSLTTV
- a CDS encoding BatA domain-containing protein, producing MIDFLSPLWLAAAAAAAVPLLLHLLRRRIGARVEFPAVRYLARAEREHSRKLRLRNLLLMLLRMAVVVCVAAAAARPVLRVSGAGHAPTALGVVLDNSMSTSVIVAGHPVLEDLRARASQLVRAASPDDRVWLITADGVVRGGARSAILDDIARAEALAGAGDMEDAATRASTVVASAALPEREVAVVTDGQATAWPEPVSLGAVTAFAYRPAADAPPNRAVVDARAQPVRWTPGGAVQARVMTPDSATYRITLEGRTLARGTVTRDEPILVRAEPSERGWTAGSVELEPDELRGDDARWFATWIGPAPAVHIAPSAGPFASSALDALVEAERARAGGAITFASADEVTALPALLVAPADPVKLGAANRTLERLGIPWRLGAARHGETTVRGAAGSPVPLADVTATIRYPLAPRTSARSDTLATAAGEPWIVSGPGYVLIASPLTPDATTFPVRAAFVPWLGDVLSQRLSADAGTVLATTPGAMVVRPTGADALELPDGDRVPLPDDSLAAPARAGAYFFLHAGSRMGAMVVNPEPSESDLHRLDPTALAARLRARHVTAVEDGARFTTAVFATAPRRPLAAPLLAAALVALVAESAMARGSRTGV